A genomic window from Cetobacterium somerae ATCC BAA-474 includes:
- a CDS encoding thioredoxin family protein, with the protein MLPRLEELSKEYKNSKFFPIDIKKNPEVTGEFLVFVTPVLIIYYDGLEVLKKIRFFSISEIKEEMEKFLEKIL; encoded by the coding sequence ATGCTCCCTAGGTTAGAGGAGCTTTCTAAAGAATATAAAAATTCTAAATTTTTTCCAATAGATATAAAAAAGAATCCTGAAGTGACAGGAGAATTTTTAGTTTTTGTAACGCCTGTTTTAATTATCTATTATGATGGATTAGAAGTTTTAAAAAAAATAAGATTCTTTTCTATTTCAGAAATAAAAGAAGAAATGGAAAAGTTTTTGGAAAAGATATTGTAG
- a CDS encoding EAL domain-containing protein, with product MSIKRILLVFFLSFKFIISMDVYVPKNDKEKKYLEKIREKQLVLGIKNNYFADDKIENQSLNDIIEELLKDYLQLNIVIKKDNWDIIYNEFQKGEIDIINFLTKTNEREKFAVFSNKILAEELVIVSRDKKLNTAEDLNEKKVYVTKNTIYEKFLERYKMKNELQMKIIKVDDVNLKKLDYFADTNLNTIGESNKLSISRLPETSIGVNKSYKDLNYIINNALEEKYSKKMENWLKKRKEFMFKDKFLKSLTDEEKEYIQNMKPLKISYGNIENVSSDSVKDKKFVGVLPGLLDCLFKKLSINIKQEEKTKKIEWTTIYEDFNNGKIDILTLSRTPEREEKFIFTKKIYDLNVYQIEVLKNLSSKRKVGVIKNSIEETVAKEYFFKDNIKIYSNRDEMLSDLKNNKLTTVLSLNSDIYDKKKYNIRILENVPINLALNKNNIVLRDILNKAILEMVDLKDILKNSELNKRKEIITEQEKHKNLVILVTLSCILLLGLALYQSFKVFMHKRKNRELLKDELTGLYSRRVYNEFCKNNNSITGCTLLMDLNNFKLLNDTHGHDYGDQVLIEAGKLLKEVFKNDYIFRISGDEFYIFSCYSANIKYKIKKLETLFKSSNLMKKYNISFSLGYYLKKEKNSMEYAFKYADLAMYSAKKGRENWSQEATYNFIKSKKRKKIIENLISKSINIEFYPVFQKKYALKDGKIIGAEALTRWNNNLLGEIYPDEFIPIAENLGLIYKVDYKIAEEAVKKTKQLLRDNIVDKNFRMSFNMSIETLKRKDVVEVILDILKKYSLSGKNLEIEITESTFLNDAEDVVVKLNKFRENGIYLSIDDFTAGYSTVGLLTTLPIDVVKFDKSLISSINEESERGKNVYLGLTNMIKSLKLKVVAEGIEEREQFEFLKEIGVSYGQGYYFGKPERELKNV from the coding sequence ATGAGTATAAAAAGGATACTTTTAGTTTTCTTTTTAAGTTTTAAATTTATAATTTCAATGGATGTATATGTTCCTAAAAATGATAAAGAAAAAAAATACTTAGAAAAAATAAGAGAAAAACAATTGGTATTAGGAATAAAAAATAATTATTTTGCTGATGATAAAATAGAAAATCAATCATTAAATGATATTATAGAAGAATTATTAAAAGATTATTTACAACTTAATATAGTTATAAAAAAAGATAATTGGGATATAATATACAATGAATTCCAAAAAGGTGAAATTGATATTATAAATTTTTTAACTAAAACAAATGAAAGAGAAAAATTTGCAGTTTTTTCAAATAAAATTTTAGCTGAAGAGCTAGTTATTGTATCGAGAGATAAAAAATTAAATACAGCTGAAGATTTAAATGAAAAAAAAGTCTATGTAACTAAAAATACTATCTATGAGAAATTTTTAGAAAGATATAAAATGAAAAATGAATTGCAAATGAAAATAATAAAAGTGGATGATGTAAATCTAAAAAAATTAGATTATTTTGCAGATACTAATTTAAATACAATAGGAGAATCAAATAAACTAAGTATAAGTAGATTACCAGAAACTTCAATTGGAGTTAATAAAAGTTATAAAGATTTAAATTATATAATTAATAATGCTTTGGAAGAAAAATATAGTAAAAAGATGGAAAATTGGTTGAAAAAGCGTAAAGAGTTTATGTTTAAAGATAAATTTTTAAAATCATTAACAGATGAAGAAAAAGAGTATATCCAAAATATGAAACCTTTAAAAATATCATACGGAAATATTGAAAATGTGAGTAGCGATTCTGTAAAAGATAAAAAATTTGTAGGAGTTCTTCCAGGGTTATTAGATTGTTTATTTAAGAAGTTGAGTATTAATATAAAACAAGAAGAAAAAACGAAAAAAATCGAATGGACAACTATTTATGAAGATTTTAATAATGGTAAAATTGATATATTAACTCTTTCTAGAACTCCTGAAAGAGAAGAAAAGTTTATATTCACTAAAAAAATTTATGATTTAAATGTATATCAGATAGAGGTTCTGAAAAATTTATCAAGTAAGAGAAAAGTTGGAGTTATAAAAAATTCAATAGAAGAAACTGTAGCAAAGGAATATTTTTTTAAAGATAACATAAAGATCTATTCAAATAGAGATGAAATGTTATCAGATTTAAAGAACAATAAGTTAACTACAGTCTTATCATTAAACTCAGACATTTATGATAAGAAAAAATATAATATAAGAATATTAGAAAATGTACCAATAAACTTAGCTTTAAATAAAAATAATATAGTATTGAGGGATATTTTAAATAAGGCTATACTAGAGATGGTAGATTTAAAAGATATTCTCAAAAATTCAGAGTTGAATAAAAGAAAAGAGATTATAACAGAGCAAGAAAAACATAAAAACTTAGTTATTTTGGTAACGTTGAGTTGTATATTATTATTAGGTTTAGCATTATATCAAAGCTTTAAAGTTTTTATGCATAAAAGAAAAAATAGAGAGCTATTAAAAGATGAATTAACAGGTTTATATAGTAGAAGAGTTTATAATGAGTTTTGTAAAAATAACAATAGTATAACTGGATGTACTCTTCTTATGGATTTAAATAATTTTAAATTATTAAATGATACACATGGACATGATTATGGAGATCAAGTATTAATTGAAGCTGGAAAACTATTAAAAGAGGTTTTTAAAAATGACTATATATTTAGAATATCAGGAGATGAATTTTATATATTTTCTTGTTATTCAGCAAATATAAAATACAAAATAAAGAAGTTAGAAACTCTTTTTAAAAGCTCTAATTTAATGAAAAAGTATAATATATCTTTTAGTTTAGGATACTATTTAAAAAAAGAGAAGAACTCAATGGAATATGCTTTTAAATATGCAGATTTAGCTATGTATTCAGCAAAAAAGGGTAGAGAAAACTGGTCACAAGAAGCAACATATAATTTTATAAAGAGTAAAAAAAGAAAAAAAATAATCGAAAATTTAATTAGTAAGTCAATAAATATAGAGTTTTATCCAGTGTTTCAAAAAAAGTATGCATTAAAAGATGGAAAAATTATAGGAGCGGAAGCTTTAACAAGGTGGAATAACAATCTTTTAGGAGAAATTTATCCAGATGAATTTATTCCAATAGCAGAAAATTTAGGATTAATTTATAAAGTTGATTATAAAATAGCAGAAGAAGCGGTGAAAAAGACAAAACAACTTCTTAGAGATAATATCGTGGATAAAAATTTTAGAATGTCTTTTAATATGTCAATAGAAACTTTAAAAAGAAAAGATGTAGTAGAAGTTATATTAGATATTTTAAAAAAGTATTCTTTAAGTGGAAAAAACTTAGAGATAGAGATAACAGAAAGTACATTTTTAAATGATGCAGAAGATGTAGTAGTAAAATTAAATAAATTTAGAGAGAATGGAATATATCTTTCAATTGATGATTTTACAGCAGGATATTCTACAGTAGGTTTATTAACAACTTTACCAATAGATGTTGTTAAGTTTGATAAATCATTAATTTCTAGTATTAATGAGGAAAGTGAAAGAGGAAAAAATGTTTATTTAGGGCTAACAAATATGATAAAAAGTTTAAAACTTAAAGTTGTAGCAGAAGGAATTGAGGAGAGAGAACAGTTTGAATTTTTAAAAGAGATAGGAGTTAGTTACGGGCAAGGATATTATTTTGGAAAACCTGAAAGGGAACTAAAGAATGTTTAG
- a CDS encoding GNAT family N-acetyltransferase, protein MVEVKDFKAGDCNTLWNINRNAFRKSLKKENYEDFKNIVENSIGKVLLLENEIIGAIFLKAQNEEGTFKVEKLFICPKYQNRGLGYFILTHLSEEDNSIKKLELDIDESSFKAKKFCEKMKKEI, encoded by the coding sequence ATGGTAGAGGTTAAAGATTTTAAAGCAGGTGATTGCAATACTCTTTGGAATATAAATAGAAATGCATTTAGAAAAAGCTTAAAAAAAGAGAATTATGAGGATTTTAAAAATATTGTTGAAAACAGCATAGGGAAAGTTTTGCTTTTAGAAAATGAGATAATAGGAGCTATATTTTTAAAAGCACAAAATGAAGAGGGAACATTTAAAGTTGAGAAACTTTTTATTTGTCCAAAGTATCAAAATAGAGGGTTAGGATATTTTATTTTAACTCACTTATCTGAAGAGGATAACTCTATAAAAAAGTTAGAACTAGATATAGACGAAAGCAGTTTTAAAGCAAAAAAATTCTGCGAAAAAATGAAAAAAGAGATTTAG
- a CDS encoding cupredoxin domain-containing protein, with protein sequence MKMFKILGLCTLLSVTLLGKEIQVVAYDWGYEPKEIVLKKDEPVKLTLVSKDGDHGLGSKELGFNLEAAPGKPASVEITPTKVGEYTGKCTIPCGSGHKKMLLKIKVE encoded by the coding sequence ATGAAGATGTTTAAAATTTTAGGATTATGTACACTTTTATCAGTAACGCTTTTAGGAAAAGAGATTCAAGTTGTAGCTTACGACTGGGGATATGAACCAAAAGAGATTGTTTTAAAAAAAGATGAACCTGTAAAATTGACTTTAGTGAGTAAAGATGGAGATCATGGATTAGGATCAAAGGAGTTAGGATTTAATTTAGAAGCAGCTCCAGGAAAACCAGCTTCAGTGGAAATAACTCCTACTAAAGTTGGAGAATATACAGGGAAGTGTACAATTCCATGTGGATCAGGACATAAAAAAATGCTTTTAAAGATAAAAGTAGAATAA
- a CDS encoding nucleoside hydrolase, protein MKRIIIDCDPGIDDSLALILALKSPELDVIGITICAGNVPVEIGGVNAYRVLKLLKREDIPIYVGDNNPIKRDLVTAQDTHGDDGVGDVLPEVIIPKDAIKLGAVDYLIKTLKENEDVSIIALGPMTNLAKAVEREKEILKRAERIVSMGGAFRTNGNCSQVAEFNYWVDPESVNIVFENVDKPIELIPLDVTRKIVLTPNYREYLKQMKNEIADFIYNITGFYVDFHWMQERTLGCVINDPLAVAYFIEPSLCSGVLTHLECVENGRAIGQTLIDIGDFYRKTPNVFINTEVDEKRFFELFFHRVFPENKKDNEIVLKGY, encoded by the coding sequence ATGAAAAGAATAATTATTGATTGTGATCCAGGAATTGATGATTCACTGGCGCTGATTTTAGCACTGAAATCACCAGAGCTAGATGTTATTGGAATTACTATTTGTGCTGGAAATGTTCCAGTGGAAATTGGAGGAGTTAATGCTTATCGAGTTTTAAAGTTACTAAAAAGAGAGGATATTCCTATTTACGTAGGAGATAATAATCCAATTAAAAGAGATTTAGTAACAGCTCAAGATACTCATGGAGATGATGGAGTTGGGGATGTTTTACCAGAAGTTATCATTCCAAAAGATGCTATTAAATTAGGAGCTGTGGATTATCTTATTAAAACTTTAAAAGAGAATGAGGATGTATCTATAATAGCATTAGGTCCAATGACCAATTTAGCAAAGGCTGTGGAGAGGGAAAAAGAGATTTTAAAAAGAGCTGAAAGAATTGTTTCTATGGGAGGTGCTTTTAGAACTAATGGGAACTGTTCTCAAGTAGCTGAATTTAACTACTGGGTAGATCCAGAATCAGTAAATATTGTTTTTGAAAATGTAGATAAGCCAATAGAGCTTATTCCACTAGATGTAACTAGAAAAATAGTTTTAACACCAAACTATAGAGAGTATTTAAAGCAGATGAAAAATGAAATAGCTGATTTTATTTACAATATAACAGGATTTTATGTTGATTTTCATTGGATGCAAGAAAGAACTTTAGGTTGTGTGATAAACGATCCTTTAGCAGTAGCTTATTTTATAGAACCAAGTCTATGTAGTGGAGTTTTAACTCATTTAGAGTGTGTTGAAAATGGAAGAGCCATTGGGCAAACACTAATAGATATTGGAGATTTTTATAGAAAAACACCAAATGTATTTATAAATACAGAGGTAGATGAGAAAAGATTCTTTGAGCTTTTCTTTCACAGAGTTTTTCCTGAAAATAAAAAAGATAATGAAATAGTGTTAAAGGGGTATTAA
- a CDS encoding queuosine precursor transporter: MMMNGMLLQNEMLWIIKLFLSFIIVLGAYKCFGKTGLFIWIPISMFIASVEVMVLVKLFGLHASLGNIPYASAFLVTDILSEKYGEKEAKKAIWIGFFTNIVIAFMINFALMFTPEADGLEMHTNLKSIFGLFPRFMIVGLVSYAISQHVDIYLYKILKEKFPKHLWIRNNGSTMVSQLVDNILFTTLAFTGIFSFEVMFEIFLSTYILKWIVAAMDTPFLYLATKMDSKKSLC, encoded by the coding sequence ATGATGATGAATGGAATGTTATTACAAAATGAGATGTTATGGATAATAAAACTATTTTTAAGTTTTATTATTGTTTTAGGTGCTTATAAATGTTTTGGAAAAACGGGACTTTTTATTTGGATTCCAATATCTATGTTTATAGCAAGTGTTGAGGTAATGGTTTTAGTTAAACTTTTTGGTTTACATGCTTCATTAGGAAATATACCTTATGCTAGTGCATTTTTAGTTACAGATATACTTTCTGAAAAGTATGGGGAAAAAGAGGCTAAGAAAGCTATATGGATAGGATTTTTTACCAATATAGTTATAGCATTTATGATAAATTTTGCACTTATGTTTACTCCAGAAGCTGATGGACTAGAGATGCATACTAATTTAAAATCGATTTTTGGATTGTTCCCAAGATTTATGATAGTGGGATTAGTATCTTATGCAATATCTCAGCATGTGGATATATATCTATATAAGATTTTAAAAGAGAAGTTTCCAAAGCATCTATGGATTAGAAATAATGGAAGTACTATGGTAAGTCAGTTAGTAGATAATATTTTATTTACAACTTTAGCCTTTACTGGGATTTTCTCTTTTGAAGTTATGTTTGAGATATTTTTGAGTACATATATATTAAAATGGATAGTTGCAGCTATGGATACTCCATTTTTATACTTGGCAACTAAAATGGATTCAAAGAAGAGTTTATGTTAA
- a CDS encoding class I SAM-dependent methyltransferase, translated as MSVKFYNDNADDFFNNTVNADMSATYKIFEEKLSEKTGGILDLGCGSGRDAKHFLDEGFTVTALDLSPVLAEKASEFIGQKVIVADMKDLDFQDRFIGIWACASLLHLREDEVLETLKRCHKALKKDGVIYASFKYGESNYEKDGRSFTCFTKDKFLDLIKDLEFCCYETFETGDVRPGREKERWLNIILKKG; from the coding sequence ATGTCAGTAAAATTTTATAATGATAATGCAGATGATTTTTTTAACAACACAGTAAATGCAGATATGAGTGCTACTTATAAGATTTTTGAAGAGAAACTTTCAGAAAAAACAGGAGGAATTCTTGATTTAGGTTGCGGAAGTGGAAGGGATGCTAAGCACTTTTTAGATGAAGGATTTACAGTTACAGCTTTAGATCTATCACCAGTTCTAGCTGAGAAAGCTAGTGAATTTATTGGACAAAAGGTTATTGTGGCGGATATGAAAGATTTAGATTTCCAAGATAGATTTATAGGAATCTGGGCTTGTGCTTCATTACTTCATCTGAGAGAGGATGAGGTTTTAGAAACATTGAAAAGATGTCATAAAGCTTTAAAGAAAGATGGAGTTATATATGCATCGTTTAAATATGGAGAAAGTAACTATGAGAAAGATGGAAGAAGTTTTACTTGTTTTACAAAGGATAAATTTTTAGATTTAATAAAAGATTTAGAGTTTTGTTGCTATGAAACTTTTGAAACTGGAGATGTTAGGCCTGGAAGAGAAAAAGAAAGATGGCTTAATATAATTTTGAAAAAGGGATAA